In the genome of Streptosporangiales bacterium, the window CGCGACCGCGTTCGTCCGCCGTGTCGAGACGGAGCTCGGACCCGTCGACGGTCTGGTCAACAACGCGGCGATCGGCCAGGACTCCCTGCACGTGCACACCTCGCCGGACGCGATCGCGCGGATCGTGGAGACGAACCTGACGGCGCCGCTGCTGCTCACCCGGCTCGTCGTCCGGCGGCTCCTCGCCAAGGGCCGGCGCGGGCGCGTCGTCAACGTCACGTCGATCTGCGCCCAGCGCGGCTTCCCCGGCCTCGTCACGTACGCGGCGACCAAGGGCGGGATGGAGGCGGCGACGCGTGCGCTGGCCAGAGAGCTGCGCGGGCGGATGCTGGTGAACTGTGTGGCACCCGGGTTCTTCGCCTCGGACATGTCGGCGGTGTTGGGTCAGACGCAGCTCGACCAGATCGTCAGGCGCACGCCGACAGGTCACCTGACCGAGCCGGACGAGGTGGTGCCACTCGTCCGCATGCTCTTGCTCGAGCACACGAATGTGCACGGGCAGGTGCTGACGACCGACGGAGGCGCCAGCATCTGACCGAACCTCGTCCGGTCGGCCGTCCTCGGGTGTCAGGCGTTCTGCCAGAGGCCGATGGTGTTGCCCTCGGGGTCGGTGAAGTAACCGGTAAAGCCCATGTCGGCGACCGCCTGCTTGCCGAGGAGCGTCTTGCCGCCGTGCTGCTCGACCTTCGTGAGCGCCGCCTCGATGTCGTCGACGTTGATGGTGAGGACCGGCGACGTGAGCGGCTCGGTGCGGGTGAACAGGCCGCCGTTGATCGCGCCGGGAGACGACGGCATGCCGTCCTCACCGGTGGCCGTGGTGCTGACGCTCGTGTAGTCCATCTCCGGCATCGGCATGAGGTTCCAGCCGAACGCGTCACGGTAGAACGATCCGGCCCGCGCGACGTCGTCCGCGGGAATCTCGAAGTGCACAACCGAGTCCATGGGCCGTGCCCCTTTGCCGTCGGGGGAACGCGACGCGTTCCCGGAGCCCTTGACGATATGCCCGGGTTTGGGACCTCGACAGGGATGTCGGCGCGATGCGGTGGTGCGTACGCTCCCGTGCCCGCACCGTTCTCCGGTGTGCGCGCCGGTCGCAGCGCACGACCGCCGCGTTCCTGACGGTCACCGTCTAGGAGATCTTGTTCGCCAGGGTGAGAACGAGCATGATCCCTCCGAGGACCAGTCCGACGACGGACAGGATCGCGCCGACCACGGCCAGCGGCTTGCCGCGGCGGCGACCGATGCAGCCGACGATCGCGAGGACGATGCCGGGCAGCCCGAACGGGAAGGCGATGTACGGTCGCACGCCGGTCATGTCGATCGGGAGGAACGGCAGCACGCACGAGAAGACCGAGGATCACCGCGGCCACGGCCGGCCCGAACCCCTTGGGACGGTCCATCGGAGGTGCTCCGCCAGACCACCCGGGGCCGTGGGGGTTGGTCCAGGGCTGTTGCGGATGAGGCTGTGGCGGCATCGGGCCCGACGCGTGCGGATCGGGCGGCGGGCCGTAGGTCATGGGGGACTCCTCACCGGCAGGGCTGCTTCGTCGCTACACGCATGCCTAGCAGGCAGACCGCGGCCGTGGTGGTGCCGGTGTGACGTGACCGCAGATGGTCGCGTGGCGTAAGCGCGCCGAGCGACCCGTCAGGCCGCCGAGAGGAGCAGCTCGTGGAGCCGGGTCTCGCCGGTGAGCTCGGGGTGGAACGCGACCGCGAGCACGCGGCCCTCGCGGACGGCGACCGGGTGACCGTCGACCTCGGCGAGCACCTCGACACCCGCGCCGTGCGACACCACCCACGGCGCGCGGATGAACACCGCGTGCACGGGGGAGTCGATGCCCACGATGTCGAGGTCGGTCTCGAACGAGCGCACCTGGCGGCCGAACGCGTTGCGCTCGGCGACGACGTCGAGCACGCCGAGGTGCTTCTGGTCGAGCATGATCAGGCCCGCGCAGGTGCCGAGCACGGGCTTGTGCGCGGCGAGCTCACGCAACGGGTCGGCGAGTCCCTCGCGCTCGATGCCGAGCGTCATGGTGGTCGACTCCCCGCCGGGGATCACCAGCGCGTCGAGCCCGTTCAGGTCGGCGGGGACGCGCACCTCGCGCGCGGTCGCACCCAGCGTCGTGAGGATCTTCGCGTGCGCGGCGAAGTCGCCCTGCAGCGCGAGCACGCCGACGTTCGTCACGTTCACCAACCGCGCTGGGCGAGCAGCTGACCCTCGTCGAGCTTGGCCGACTCGATGCTGGTCATCGCGGGGCCGAGTCCGCGTGACGCCGACGCGACGCGCACCGGGTCGGCGAAGTGGGTGGTGGCCTCGACGATCGCGGCGGCGCGGCGTTCCGGGTCGTCGGACTTGAAGATGCCGGAGCCGACGAAGACGCCCTCGGCGCCCAGCTGCATCATCAGCGCGGCGTCGGCGGGGGTCGCGATGCCGCCCGCGCAGAACAGGACGACCGGCAGCCTGCCCGCGGCGGCGACCGACCTGACGAGGTCGAGCGGTGCCTGGTGCTCCTTCGCCGCGGTCGCCAGCTCGGTGTCGTCGAGCACGGCGAGCCGGCGGATCTGGCCGTTGATCACCCGCATGTGGCGGACGGCCTCGACGATGTCGCCGGTGCCGGCCTCGCCCTTGGACCTGATCATCGCCGCGCCTTCGCCGAGCCTGCGCAGTGCCTCGCCGAGGTTGGTGGCGCCGCAGACGAACGGCACCTTGAACGCCCACTTGTCGATGTGGTTGACCTCGTCGGCGGGGGTCAGCACCTCGGACTCGTCGATGTAGTCGACCTCGAGCGCCTCGAGCACCTGCGCCTCGGCGAAGTGACCGATGCGGGCCTTCGCCATCACCGGGATGGTGACGGCCTCCTTGATGCCCTCGATCATCGCCGGATCGGACATGCGGGCGACGCCGCCGTCCCTCCTGATGTCGGCGGGCACACGCTCGAGCGCCATCACCGCACACGCGCCCGCGGCCTCGGCGATCTTCGCCTGGTCGGGGGTGACGACGTCCATGATGACGCCGCCCTTGAGCATCTCGGCCAGACCGGCCTTGACCCGGAACGTCGACTCGTCTCGCATGCCTTCAAGCGTATGACCGGAAGTGGACTGCTCCTCGGGTCAAGTGGCACACCGCGCCGCGACCCAGAACATGTGCAGTCCGGTTGCCATGGCGCCGGACTCGGACAGCTCACGCAGCCGTTCGCGGTAGGCGGAGACGCTGAAGTCGGGGACGTACCAGGGGACCGATCTGACATAGGCGACGAACGCGCCGATGTCGGTCCAGCTCAGCCGCGGGTGTGCCTCCCCGCTGCCCACGACCGTCAGCCCCGCCGACTCGAGCTGCGCAGTCGCCACCGACATGTCCCACGGTGCGGCGTCGCCGGGCGGCAGGCCGAGCCGTGCGCGCACCTCGT includes:
- a CDS encoding VOC family protein — encoded protein: MDSVVHFEIPADDVARAGSFYRDAFGWNLMPMPEMDYTSVSTTATGEDGMPSSPGAINGGLFTRTEPLTSPVLTINVDDIEAALTKVEQHGGKTLLGKQAVADMGFTGYFTDPEGNTIGLWQNA
- a CDS encoding SDR family NAD(P)-dependent oxidoreductase, whose translation is MSETHAPEPVGEGTSVPPASVVLVSGGSRGLGLAIVTDLLDRGARVAAFARTVTPELEVLAKERPEHLLVQSVDVTDAAAATAFVRRVETELGPVDGLVNNAAIGQDSLHVHTSPDAIARIVETNLTAPLLLTRLVVRRLLAKGRRGRVVNVTSICAQRGFPGLVTYAATKGGMEAATRALARELRGRMLVNCVAPGFFASDMSAVLGQTQLDQIVRRTPTGHLTEPDEVVPLVRMLLLEHTNVHGQVLTTDGGASI
- the pdxT gene encoding pyridoxal 5'-phosphate synthase glutaminase subunit PdxT produces the protein MTNVGVLALQGDFAAHAKILTTLGATAREVRVPADLNGLDALVIPGGESTTMTLGIEREGLADPLRELAAHKPVLGTCAGLIMLDQKHLGVLDVVAERNAFGRQVRSFETDLDIVGIDSPVHAVFIRAPWVVSHGAGVEVLAEVDGHPVAVREGRVLAVAFHPELTGETRLHELLLSAA
- the pdxS gene encoding pyridoxal 5'-phosphate synthase lyase subunit PdxS, which produces MRDESTFRVKAGLAEMLKGGVIMDVVTPDQAKIAEAAGACAVMALERVPADIRRDGGVARMSDPAMIEGIKEAVTIPVMAKARIGHFAEAQVLEALEVDYIDESEVLTPADEVNHIDKWAFKVPFVCGATNLGEALRRLGEGAAMIRSKGEAGTGDIVEAVRHMRVINGQIRRLAVLDDTELATAAKEHQAPLDLVRSVAAAGRLPVVLFCAGGIATPADAALMMQLGAEGVFVGSGIFKSDDPERRAAAIVEATTHFADPVRVASASRGLGPAMTSIESAKLDEGQLLAQRGW